Proteins from a genomic interval of Ferrovibrio terrae:
- a CDS encoding P-II family nitrogen regulator, giving the protein MKLVMAVIKPFKLDEVREALTSLGVEGLTVTEVKGFGRQKGHTEIYRGAEYAVSFLPKVKIEVAVKSALADRVIEAIQNAAKTGQIGDGKIFVVDLEKALRIRTGESDDDAL; this is encoded by the coding sequence ATGAAACTGGTCATGGCAGTCATCAAGCCATTTAAACTCGACGAAGTCCGCGAGGCTCTTACCAGCCTCGGCGTCGAGGGCCTGACCGTCACTGAAGTGAAGGGGTTCGGCCGTCAGAAGGGCCATACCGAAATCTATCGCGGCGCGGAATACGCCGTCAGCTTCCTGCCGAAGGTCAAGATCGAGGTGGCGGTGAAATCCGCGCTTGCCGATCGCGTGATCGAGGCGATCCAGAATGCCGCCAAGACCGGCCAGATCGGCGACGGCAAGATCTTCGTGGTCGATCTGGAAAAGGCGCTGCGCATCCGCACCGGTGAAAGCGACGACGACGCTCTCTAA
- a CDS encoding metal ABC transporter solute-binding protein, Zn/Mn family has product MLRLLAICALALAVASPAHAQSGAQQKLRVIASFSILGDIVAQVGGERIELVTLVPAMGDAHVFQPTPSDARAVATADVLVANGLNFEPWLDRLVAASGFRGRRIVAAEGIAPLALRSAHDHDHKHDKPAKSGGRIDDPHLWHDLTRMQTYIDTIAKGLAAADPAHAEAYRTRGAAYAAELRALDAWAASEIGQLSKEQRKVITQHDAFGYLAARYQIVFMAPQGVTTEAEASAEAVGRLIRQIKREKVQALFFENIANPRLIEQIAREAKVKVGGRLYSDALSPPGGEADSFAKMYRLNITRLVEAMKRD; this is encoded by the coding sequence GTGCTGCGTCTGCTGGCGATATGCGCATTGGCGCTCGCCGTGGCGTCTCCCGCCCATGCGCAATCCGGGGCACAGCAGAAGCTGCGCGTGATCGCCAGCTTCTCGATTCTTGGCGATATCGTCGCGCAGGTTGGCGGCGAGCGGATCGAGCTTGTGACGCTGGTGCCCGCGATGGGCGACGCGCATGTGTTCCAGCCGACGCCGAGCGATGCGCGCGCCGTCGCCACGGCCGATGTGCTGGTGGCGAACGGACTGAATTTCGAGCCCTGGCTCGATCGCCTGGTGGCGGCGTCCGGCTTCAGGGGCCGGCGTATCGTGGCTGCCGAGGGCATTGCACCGCTCGCGCTGCGCAGCGCTCACGACCATGACCACAAACACGACAAGCCGGCGAAAAGCGGTGGCAGGATCGACGATCCGCATCTCTGGCACGACCTGACGCGAATGCAGACCTATATCGACACGATCGCCAAAGGCCTGGCGGCGGCCGATCCGGCGCATGCTGAAGCGTATCGCACGCGCGGCGCGGCCTATGCCGCCGAGCTGCGCGCGCTCGATGCCTGGGCAGCAAGCGAGATCGGGCAGCTGTCGAAAGAGCAGCGCAAGGTGATCACGCAGCATGATGCCTTCGGCTACCTGGCGGCGCGGTACCAGATCGTTTTCATGGCGCCGCAGGGCGTCACCACCGAAGCCGAGGCCTCGGCCGAAGCGGTTGGCCGCCTGATCCGCCAGATCAAGCGCGAAAAGGTGCAGGCGCTGTTCTTCGAGAATATCGCCAATCCGCGGCTGATCGAGCAGATCGCCCGCGAGGCGAAAGTGAAGGTGGGCGGCCGGCTGTATTCCGATGCGCTGTCGCCGCCTGGCGGCGAGGCCGACAGCTTCGCGAAGATGTATCGCCTGAACATCACCCGCCTGGTCGAGGCCATGAAGCGGGACTGA
- a CDS encoding metal ABC transporter permease yields MTALADFLFGPFAEFAFMRRALVACCALALGSAPIGVVLMLRRMSLFGEAMSHAILPGAAVGFLIAGFSLPAISIGGVIAGLVVALLAGAATRATDQREDASFAAFYLIALALGVTLISTRGSAVDVMQILFGSVLAVDDPALLLLGCVASLTLLAFAVIYRPLLADGFDPEFLRSVQPGSGTLYHFIFLGLVVINLVAAFQALGSLMAVGLMMLPALAARYWCRSLVSGMLVAVLIAMLSAYSGLLLSYHADLPSGPSVVLLGGAAYLLSLAFGQHGLVMLWHRGRHLEA; encoded by the coding sequence ATGACCGCCCTCGCGGATTTCCTTTTCGGGCCCTTCGCCGAATTCGCCTTCATGCGCCGCGCGCTGGTGGCCTGCTGCGCGCTCGCGCTCGGCAGTGCCCCGATCGGCGTGGTGCTCATGCTGCGCCGCATGAGCCTGTTCGGCGAGGCGATGAGCCATGCCATCCTGCCCGGCGCTGCCGTCGGCTTCCTGATCGCCGGTTTCTCGCTGCCCGCCATCAGCATCGGCGGCGTGATCGCCGGACTGGTCGTGGCGTTGCTGGCCGGTGCGGCCACCCGCGCCACCGACCAGCGCGAGGATGCCAGTTTCGCGGCGTTTTACCTGATTGCACTCGCACTCGGCGTCACGCTGATCTCCACGCGCGGCTCGGCCGTCGATGTGATGCAGATCCTGTTCGGCTCGGTGCTGGCGGTGGATGATCCGGCGCTGCTGCTGCTGGGCTGCGTGGCCAGCCTGACCCTGCTGGCATTCGCTGTCATTTACCGCCCCTTGCTCGCGGACGGTTTCGATCCGGAATTCCTGCGCAGCGTGCAGCCCGGCAGCGGCACGCTGTACCACTTCATCTTCCTCGGCCTCGTCGTGATCAATCTGGTCGCGGCCTTCCAGGCGCTCGGCAGCCTGATGGCGGTCGGCCTGATGATGTTGCCGGCGCTGGCGGCGCGCTATTGGTGCCGCTCGCTGGTCAGCGGCATGCTGGTCGCGGTGCTGATCGCCATGCTCTCGGCCTATAGCGGCCTGCTGCTGTCCTATCACGCCGACCTGCCGTCCGGTCCGTCGGTCGTGCTGCTGGGCGGTGCGGCCTATCTCCTGTCGCTGGCCTTTGGCCAGCATGGCCTGGTGATGCTCTGGCATCGCGGCCGCCATCTGGAAGCCTGA
- a CDS encoding metal ABC transporter ATP-binding protein produces MSRIASAAVAGEITLKDVTVAYDRHPAVHHVSGRFAPGSLTAILGPNGAGKSTLLKAIVGQMPIAEGRIERGPLKQRDIAFLPQQSSLDRSFPISVLELVLLGHWQRAGAFGRIGKQGIEAARAALSAVGLEGFEQRPLGTLSIGQAQRALFARVLVQDARVILLDEPFNALDARTIADLLALLRRWHAEKRTVIAVLHDFEMVRQHFPDAVYLARRLIAWGRIEDVLTPENQLAARQMAESWDEDAALCLPHEHPSPDHGHHHGHDHGHDHGTGQKHDHDHTHAA; encoded by the coding sequence ATGAGTCGCATTGCATCTGCAGCTGTGGCTGGCGAAATCACTTTGAAAGACGTGACGGTCGCCTATGACCGCCATCCGGCCGTGCATCATGTCAGCGGGCGGTTCGCGCCCGGCTCGCTCACCGCCATCCTCGGCCCGAATGGCGCGGGCAAATCCACCTTGCTGAAAGCCATCGTCGGCCAGATGCCCATCGCCGAAGGCCGTATCGAGCGCGGCCCGCTGAAGCAGCGCGACATCGCCTTCCTGCCGCAGCAGTCCAGCCTCGACCGCAGCTTTCCGATCTCGGTGCTGGAACTGGTGCTGCTCGGCCACTGGCAGCGCGCCGGCGCGTTCGGCCGTATCGGCAAACAGGGTATCGAGGCGGCGCGTGCCGCGCTCAGCGCCGTCGGCCTCGAAGGCTTCGAGCAGCGCCCGCTCGGCACGCTCTCCATCGGCCAGGCGCAGCGCGCGCTGTTTGCCCGCGTGCTGGTGCAGGATGCGCGCGTCATCCTGCTGGATGAGCCCTTCAATGCCCTCGATGCCCGCACCATTGCCGACCTGCTGGCGCTGCTGCGCCGCTGGCATGCCGAGAAGCGCACGGTGATTGCCGTGCTGCATGATTTCGAGATGGTGCGGCAGCATTTCCCCGATGCCGTCTATCTGGCGCGCCGGCTGATCGCCTGGGGCAGGATTGAAGATGTGCTGACGCCGGAAAACCAGCTGGCCGCGCGCCAGATGGCAGAATCCTGGGATGAGGACGCCGCGCTGTGTCTGCCCCATGAGCATCCATCCCCGGATCATGGTCATCATCACGGCCATGATCACGGCCATGATCATGGTACGGGTCAGAAACACGACCACGACCACACCCACGCGGCCTGA
- a CDS encoding transglycosylase domain-containing protein: MARSPRRSTAPKKSTSSRNKGRTGWLKRLFPISQSGSLLGRIGALAAVVAIWGAVVLGGLIAWYAYDLPDFDELYIVERKSSVTLKAADGMVLATYGDLYGEHQPLKSLPPQLPQALIATEDRRFYSHFGIDPIGLARAAYANLRAGRTVQGGSTLTQQLAKNVFLTPNRTLKRKVQELMLAFRLEHRFSKDQILEMYFNRVYFGAGAYGVEAAAQRFFDKPAAKLSLGESAMLVGLLKAPSKLAPTGNIKSAQSRAAQVLRNMADAGYITPETAEAAIAKPTQLARSRLPLPNARYFADWAVEEVYQLVGRDHTDLTVYTTLDSRLQAGAERSVDTVLDREGEKQDVRQGALVALAPDGAVRAMVGGRDYIDSSFNRATQARRQPGSAFKPIVFLTALEQGIRPDDQFVDGPIEISGWKPRNYDGQYHGTMTLREAAARSINTIAVQVDEKVGRDKVIETARRLGITSDLKPHPSLALGAFEVGVLELTAAYAAFVNGGYAVQPYGVIEIRDAQNNVLFRRQDGGAYAHMIGGETLGDLNDLLRGVVETGTGRAARIGRPAAGKTGTTSDYRDAWFVGYTPDLITSVWVGNDDNSPTKKVSGSGLPAQIWKGFMTDALKGRPASELPQAPSRNFNLPSLWDRIVGSFGGATPAQARPSSPVPPPPRSHIEPAAPAANDPDARPALPQQGQSTEPQMIWQVGPQPVRQ; the protein is encoded by the coding sequence ATGGCCCGTTCGCCACGCCGCAGCACTGCCCCCAAAAAATCCACCTCGTCCCGAAATAAAGGGCGGACTGGCTGGCTGAAACGCCTGTTCCCGATCTCGCAGTCCGGCAGCCTGCTCGGCCGTATCGGTGCCCTGGCAGCGGTGGTGGCGATCTGGGGCGCCGTCGTGCTGGGCGGACTGATTGCCTGGTATGCCTACGACCTGCCGGATTTCGACGAGCTCTATATCGTCGAGCGCAAAAGCTCGGTGACGCTGAAGGCCGCCGACGGCATGGTGCTGGCCACCTATGGCGATCTCTATGGCGAGCATCAGCCGCTGAAATCCCTGCCGCCGCAGCTGCCGCAGGCGCTGATCGCCACCGAGGACCGCCGCTTCTATTCGCATTTCGGCATCGATCCGATCGGCCTGGCCCGCGCGGCCTATGCCAACCTGCGCGCCGGCCGCACCGTGCAGGGCGGCTCGACCCTGACGCAGCAGCTGGCCAAGAATGTGTTCCTGACGCCGAACCGCACGCTGAAACGCAAAGTGCAGGAACTGATGCTCGCCTTCCGGCTTGAGCACAGATTCAGCAAGGACCAGATCCTGGAGATGTATTTCAACCGCGTCTATTTCGGCGCGGGTGCCTATGGCGTTGAAGCCGCCGCACAGCGCTTTTTCGACAAGCCGGCCGCCAAGCTGTCGCTGGGTGAAAGCGCCATGCTGGTCGGCCTGCTGAAGGCGCCATCGAAGCTGGCGCCGACCGGCAATATCAAGTCGGCGCAGAGCCGCGCGGCGCAGGTGCTGCGCAACATGGCCGACGCCGGCTACATCACGCCGGAAACCGCCGAGGCCGCGATTGCCAAGCCGACACAGCTGGCGCGGTCCCGACTGCCGCTGCCCAATGCGCGCTATTTCGCCGACTGGGCGGTGGAAGAGGTCTATCAGCTGGTCGGCCGCGACCATACCGATCTCACCGTCTACACCACGCTGGACAGCCGCCTGCAGGCCGGCGCCGAACGCTCGGTCGATACCGTGCTGGACCGCGAGGGCGAGAAACAGGATGTCCGCCAGGGCGCTCTGGTGGCGCTGGCGCCCGACGGCGCGGTGCGTGCCATGGTCGGCGGCCGTGACTATATCGACAGCAGCTTCAACCGCGCGACACAGGCACGCCGTCAGCCCGGTTCGGCCTTCAAGCCGATCGTCTTCCTCACCGCTCTGGAACAGGGCATCCGGCCCGATGATCAGTTCGTTGACGGACCGATTGAGATCAGCGGCTGGAAGCCGCGCAATTACGACGGCCAGTATCATGGCACCATGACGCTGCGCGAGGCCGCGGCACGCTCGATCAACACCATCGCCGTGCAGGTGGATGAAAAGGTTGGCCGCGACAAGGTGATCGAGACCGCGCGACGCCTGGGGATAACCAGCGATCTGAAGCCGCATCCCTCGCTTGCGCTTGGAGCATTTGAAGTCGGCGTACTAGAATTGACCGCTGCATATGCCGCTTTCGTGAATGGCGGTTATGCGGTACAGCCTTACGGCGTGATCGAGATCCGCGATGCACAGAACAATGTTCTGTTCCGTCGCCAGGACGGGGGGGCTTACGCGCATATGATCGGCGGGGAAACGCTGGGCGATCTCAACGACCTGCTGCGCGGCGTGGTCGAAACCGGCACCGGCCGGGCCGCCCGCATCGGCCGTCCGGCGGCCGGCAAGACCGGCACGACTTCCGATTACCGCGATGCATGGTTTGTCGGCTACACGCCCGACCTGATCACCTCTGTCTGGGTCGGCAACGACGACAATTCGCCCACGAAGAAAGTCAGCGGCTCCGGCCTGCCCGCGCAGATCTGGAAAGGCTTCATGACCGACGCGCTGAAAGGCCGTCCGGCCAGCGAGCTGCCGCAGGCGCCGAGCCGCAACTTCAACCTGCCCTCGCTGTGGGATCGCATCGTCGGCTCATTCGGCGGCGCCACGCCGGCACAGGCGCGGCCGTCATCGCCGGTGCCGCCACCGCCGCGCAGCCATATCGAACCGGCAGCGCCTGCCGCCAACGACCCCGACGCGCGGCCTGCGCTGCCGCAGCAGGGCCAGAGCACCGAACCGCAGATGATCTGGCAGGTCGGTCCGCAGCCGGTGCGCCAGTGA
- a CDS encoding alpha/beta hydrolase family protein, with protein MKRLRLAGLLLVLGFGIADARAEGVVNQQISFTSNDGAVLAGTLTLPGGMVEKVPALVLLQGSGPTDRDGNQPPVMRTDLLRQLAEGLAQKGIATLRYDKRGMHANAAGLPVDPKDYADYFAWQRFVDDAYAAYAFLRSQSSVDLNKVGLAGHSEGGMITLDLAHRLQEREKPVALVLLATAGRPLDAIVREQLERQLGALKPPQKRAFLAENDRVVQAIRDTGKVPEKLPQALNGLYPVYSGPFWQAQLRLDPAELARRYAGPVLLVQGDADIQISAERDAVALDRALQARSSDDHTLILLPRTSHNLKSMQDAKDPGYAGEIDPALTERIAVWLLSKTVTP; from the coding sequence GTGAAACGTCTTCGGCTGGCCGGCCTGCTGCTCGTGTTGGGCTTCGGCATCGCCGATGCCCGGGCCGAAGGTGTCGTGAACCAGCAGATCAGCTTCACCTCCAATGATGGCGCGGTACTGGCCGGAACGCTGACCCTGCCCGGCGGCATGGTGGAGAAAGTGCCGGCGCTGGTGCTGCTGCAGGGCAGTGGCCCGACCGATCGCGACGGCAACCAGCCGCCGGTGATGCGCACCGACCTGTTGCGCCAGCTGGCCGAGGGCCTGGCGCAGAAAGGCATCGCCACACTGCGCTACGACAAGCGCGGCATGCACGCCAATGCCGCCGGGCTCCCCGTTGATCCGAAAGACTATGCCGACTATTTCGCCTGGCAGCGTTTCGTCGACGATGCTTACGCCGCCTACGCCTTCCTGCGCTCGCAATCGAGCGTCGATCTCAACAAGGTCGGCCTCGCGGGGCATTCCGAGGGCGGCATGATCACGCTCGACCTCGCCCATCGCCTGCAGGAGCGCGAGAAGCCGGTCGCGCTGGTGCTGCTCGCGACCGCCGGCCGGCCGCTCGACGCGATCGTGCGCGAGCAGCTTGAACGCCAGCTCGGCGCGCTGAAGCCGCCACAGAAGCGCGCCTTCCTCGCCGAGAACGACCGCGTGGTGCAGGCGATCCGCGATACCGGCAAGGTGCCGGAGAAACTGCCGCAGGCGCTGAACGGGCTCTATCCGGTCTACAGCGGGCCGTTCTGGCAGGCGCAGCTCAGGCTCGATCCCGCCGAACTGGCGCGTCGCTATGCCGGCCCGGTGCTGCTGGTGCAGGGCGATGCCGATATCCAGATCTCGGCCGAACGCGATGCCGTGGCGCTGGACCGCGCGCTGCAGGCGCGCAGCAGCGACGACCACACGCTGATCCTGCTGCCGCGCACCAGCCACAATCTGAAGAGCATGCAGGATGCCAAGGATCCAGGCTATGCCGGCGAGATCGATCCGGCGCTGACCGAGCGCATTGCCGTCTGGCTGCTCAGCAAGACCGTGACGCCTTAG
- a CDS encoding multidrug effflux MFS transporter, whose product MTNPRRPLARDSTALVILLGCATALGPLSTDMYLPSLPVLVGLYGSDMATVQLTLSAFLAGFAVMQLVYGPLSDRFGRRRVLLAGVALYTLASIACAFAGSVEWLILWRFVQALGACAGVVLGRAIARDLYEGAAAARALSMMAMTLGLTPAVAPILGGYLHDWFGWQANFIAMALTGAALGVCVLFFLAESNRHINPQAMRPGPMLRNFGILARHARFRGYVLCIAFSYGGMFSFISASSFTLDRVFGVGPTEFGLCFLLIVIGYLIGGFIGTRFTIRFGVNAMLGLGAASCAAGGLLMLALQGWAWMAALTWHWFSLIGPMMLFTLGLGLTMPQGQAGALQPFPQMAGAAASLMGFVQMSVGAFAGIIVGHALNDTALPLSLAVAGMGTGTLLSYLLIVRRLARTPEA is encoded by the coding sequence ATGACAAACCCGCGGCGACCGCTGGCGCGCGACTCGACTGCGCTGGTGATCCTGCTCGGCTGCGCCACCGCGCTCGGGCCGCTCAGTACCGACATGTATCTGCCGTCGCTGCCGGTCCTGGTCGGGCTGTATGGCAGCGACATGGCGACCGTACAGCTCACGCTGAGCGCGTTTCTGGCCGGCTTCGCCGTGATGCAGCTGGTCTATGGCCCGCTGTCGGATCGTTTCGGCCGCCGGCGGGTGCTGCTGGCCGGGGTGGCGCTCTATACGCTGGCCTCGATCGCCTGCGCTTTTGCCGGCAGTGTCGAATGGCTGATCCTGTGGCGCTTCGTCCAGGCACTCGGCGCCTGCGCCGGTGTGGTGCTGGGGCGTGCCATCGCACGCGATCTCTATGAAGGGGCTGCTGCGGCCCGCGCACTCTCCATGATGGCGATGACGCTGGGTCTGACCCCGGCAGTGGCGCCGATCCTGGGTGGCTATCTGCATGACTGGTTCGGCTGGCAGGCAAACTTCATCGCCATGGCGCTGACCGGGGCAGCACTTGGCGTCTGCGTGCTGTTCTTCCTGGCCGAAAGCAACCGGCATATCAATCCGCAGGCGATGCGGCCCGGCCCGATGCTGCGCAACTTCGGCATCCTGGCGCGACATGCACGGTTCCGCGGCTACGTGCTTTGCATCGCCTTTTCCTATGGCGGCATGTTCAGCTTCATCTCGGCCTCGTCGTTCACGCTCGATCGCGTCTTCGGCGTCGGGCCGACCGAATTCGGTTTGTGCTTCCTGCTGATCGTGATCGGCTACCTGATCGGCGGCTTCATCGGCACGCGCTTTACCATCCGTTTCGGCGTCAATGCCATGCTTGGCCTCGGCGCGGCGTCCTGCGCGGCCGGCGGCCTGCTCATGCTGGCGCTGCAGGGCTGGGCCTGGATGGCGGCGCTGACGTGGCACTGGTTCAGCCTGATCGGCCCGATGATGCTGTTCACCCTGGGGCTCGGCCTCACCATGCCGCAGGGCCAGGCCGGTGCGCTGCAGCCGTTTCCGCAGATGGCGGGGGCGGCGGCGTCGCTGATGGGCTTTGTGCAGATGAGTGTAGGCGCCTTTGCCGGGATCATCGTGGGCCATGCGCTGAACGATACGGCGCTGCCGCTCAGCCTGGCGGTGGCCGGCATGGGCACCGGCACGCTGCTGAGCTACCTGCTGATCGTGCGGCGGCTGGCGCGGACTCCGGAAGCCTAA
- a CDS encoding M48 family metallopeptidase: MLLRVMPRDGAVILVLPTRASLKSGQQFVTEQVDWIMARQEERPESQPWRDGAVLPLYGAPHIIRHRPSGRGGVWLEQDEIHVTGRSEHLPRRLRDWLKRRAREEFGATAHDMAASIGVQVRRVTVRDTQSRWGSCSAHGNLSFSWRLLLAPPAIGRYLVAHEVAHLKHMDHSVAFWSLCARLLGSEQDLRSARAWLRRHGAALHLHG; encoded by the coding sequence ATGCTGCTGCGTGTAATGCCCAGGGATGGTGCGGTCATCCTGGTGCTGCCGACTCGGGCCAGCCTCAAATCCGGCCAGCAATTCGTCACCGAGCAGGTCGACTGGATCATGGCCCGGCAGGAAGAAAGACCGGAAAGCCAGCCTTGGCGTGATGGCGCGGTCCTTCCGCTTTATGGTGCGCCGCACATCATCCGCCACCGGCCCTCCGGTCGCGGCGGGGTCTGGCTGGAGCAGGACGAAATCCATGTCACCGGTCGCAGCGAGCATCTGCCGCGCCGCCTGCGCGACTGGCTCAAGCGCCGGGCACGCGAGGAATTCGGGGCGACCGCCCACGACATGGCCGCCAGCATCGGCGTGCAGGTGCGGCGCGTCACCGTGCGCGACACCCAGAGCCGCTGGGGCAGCTGCTCGGCGCATGGCAACCTGTCCTTTTCCTGGCGGCTGCTGCTGGCACCGCCGGCGATCGGGCGCTACCTGGTGGCGCATGAAGTGGCGCATCTCAAGCATATGGACCACAGCGTGGCTTTCTGGTCGCTCTGCGCGCGCCTGCTGGGCAGCGAACAGGATCTGCGCTCCGCGCGCGCATGGCTGCGGCGCCATGGCGCCGCCCTGCATCTGCACGGCTGA